A region of Shewanella psychromarinicola DNA encodes the following proteins:
- a CDS encoding substrate-binding periplasmic protein: MISALSARFNILCLSALLTLIISCNAMTETLELSTLEWPPFTGSQLIDAGITSQIVEQALSYEGHKLNVTVLPWNRAIRMVKIGKIVGYFPEYMMTSNDFLFSNSLGMSPIGLLERKAKPIIWSKESDLNQYVLGVVNGFVNTVKIDKMILDGSQKYETANNERQNILKLAAGRIDTIVIDVNVYQYLKSDPQVAKITSLVQMNKKVLKQKSLHIAFGNNPQGEKWLAIINRGLSKFDVQATLDASIQKTIQP, from the coding sequence ATGATTTCAGCGTTATCAGCTAGGTTCAACATCTTATGCTTAAGTGCATTATTGACGTTGATAATATCTTGTAACGCTATGACTGAAACACTGGAACTCTCCACTCTTGAATGGCCACCATTCACAGGATCACAATTAATTGATGCTGGAATTACCAGTCAAATAGTTGAACAAGCATTAAGCTATGAAGGGCATAAGCTTAACGTCACGGTTTTACCCTGGAATCGTGCCATACGAATGGTGAAGATAGGCAAGATTGTTGGTTATTTCCCTGAATATATGATGACTTCAAATGATTTTCTATTTTCTAATTCTTTAGGAATGAGTCCGATAGGCTTACTTGAACGTAAAGCAAAGCCTATCATTTGGAGTAAAGAGAGTGACTTAAACCAATATGTATTAGGGGTTGTTAATGGCTTTGTGAATACGGTAAAAATCGATAAAATGATACTTGATGGAAGTCAGAAATATGAAACAGCCAACAATGAGAGACAAAACATATTGAAATTGGCAGCTGGACGTATTGATACCATAGTGATTGACGTCAATGTCTACCAGTATTTGAAGTCAGATCCACAAGTAGCAAAAATTACCTCCCTTGTGCAAATGAACAAAAAAGTTCTAAAACAGAAGAGTTTACACATTGCATTTGGTAATAATCCGCAGGGGGAAAAGTGGCTAGCGATTATTAATAGAGGCCTATCAAAATTTGATGTCCAAGCCACTCTGGATGCTTCAATACAGAAGACAATTCAGCCGTAA
- a CDS encoding methyl-accepting chemotaxis protein, translated as MKEVAFRWVDKYLINVKLQENFLVLFFTALFAIVVIGVSLTDAASSQRTVEAQKQVDVIAKLASATQLSAAELAPVLQHSAIKIDRNTDISAQVSGQDYSLSYVGSNSFLTGLGLWHIIAICLSLLLMLVCSHYIKTFIGGGLFHIYEALRKLAEGDLAARIGYAPSRNEFNLIARTVDRVSEREHLLVKTTQEAVALIQQISAQLRVRSDENTQLASVQQDRIDSLASATEEMAVSIREVASHAQESSTQISRATEKTTQGQAQIQKTLVEINHLAGEVRGASVAVAELDTSATKIGDVIATINAISDQTNLLALNAAIEAARAGEHGRGFSVVASEVKTLAGRTQTATVEIQKIIETLQTNSQSVMSVMAKTVTEAGSSEQLMTYASQSISEIAEQNQHISDRSLEIAAAAEEQGAVADNIASDVDSVRSSSIQVMDLVTTTASEIERLSRQADVLEGLMKDLIV; from the coding sequence GTGAAAGAGGTTGCATTCCGTTGGGTAGATAAATATCTGATCAACGTAAAACTACAGGAAAATTTTCTTGTTCTTTTCTTCACTGCATTGTTTGCTATTGTGGTTATTGGCGTGAGTTTGACTGACGCCGCATCTTCGCAGCGTACTGTGGAGGCGCAAAAACAAGTCGATGTGATTGCCAAATTGGCATCTGCTACTCAATTATCCGCAGCCGAATTGGCGCCAGTACTGCAACATTCCGCGATCAAAATTGACCGTAATACTGATATTTCAGCTCAGGTGTCAGGTCAGGATTATTCACTCAGTTATGTTGGTAGCAACAGCTTTTTGACTGGATTAGGCCTGTGGCACATCATTGCTATATGCCTTAGTTTATTGTTGATGCTTGTTTGCTCCCACTATATTAAGACGTTTATTGGCGGCGGCCTATTTCATATTTATGAAGCATTGAGAAAGTTAGCCGAGGGCGATCTTGCTGCTCGTATTGGTTATGCGCCATCACGAAATGAATTCAATTTGATCGCCAGAACCGTTGATCGGGTTTCAGAGCGAGAGCATCTGTTGGTGAAAACCACTCAAGAAGCGGTTGCGCTTATTCAACAAATTAGTGCCCAGTTACGTGTTCGTAGTGATGAAAATACCCAGTTGGCCAGCGTGCAGCAAGACCGCATTGATTCGCTAGCCAGTGCCACTGAAGAAATGGCGGTCTCGATCAGAGAGGTTGCCAGTCACGCCCAAGAATCGTCGACGCAAATATCGCGTGCAACAGAAAAAACCACGCAAGGACAAGCTCAGATCCAAAAAACATTAGTAGAGATTAATCATTTGGCTGGCGAAGTTCGTGGTGCCTCTGTTGCCGTTGCTGAACTCGATACCAGTGCGACTAAAATTGGTGATGTGATTGCAACGATTAATGCCATCTCTGACCAAACTAACTTGCTGGCCCTTAATGCTGCAATTGAAGCTGCTCGAGCAGGCGAACATGGCCGCGGATTCTCAGTGGTTGCCAGTGAAGTGAAAACCTTAGCGGGTAGAACTCAAACGGCGACAGTTGAGATCCAAAAAATCATTGAAACCCTGCAGACCAATAGCCAAAGTGTGATGAGCGTGATGGCGAAAACAGTCACCGAAGCGGGATCAAGCGAACAGTTGATGACTTATGCCAGCCAAAGTATTAGTGAGATTGCCGAGCAAAATCAGCATATCTCCGATAGAAGTTTAGAAATTGCCGCCGCGGCTGAAGAGCAAGGTGCTGTGGCCGATAATATTGCCAGTGATGTCGACTCTGTCAGAAGTAGCTCTATTCAAGTGATGGACTTAGTGACTACCACGGCTTCAGAAATCGAGCGTTTGAGCCGTCAGGCGGATGTGTTGGAAGGTTTAATGAAGGATTTGATTGTTTAA
- a CDS encoding AraC family transcriptional regulator codes for MFETIGWDEIKNFEYMDQPIIAKIEQACASHEIPLHTHPKGQLILALHGYVTCEVSAKMWMVPTHSAIWIPANKVHSNRASDNAELCHLFIDGNMPGMPQNTCTLAITPLVKELMFALAGSNQHYGSHSKTARLAQVLFEQLTEMPIQHLDFVLSKNRVIQAMSQQLISQPGERKTLPQWAEQFALTERTLARLITKETGMTFGKWRTQLHIITSLQALSDNQSVQQVSELLGYESVSAFITMFKKVMKTSPMKYMNGLNAY; via the coding sequence ATGTTTGAAACCATTGGCTGGGATGAAATCAAAAATTTTGAATATATGGACCAACCCATTATAGCCAAAATAGAGCAGGCTTGTGCTAGCCATGAAATTCCTTTACACACTCATCCCAAAGGGCAGCTAATTTTAGCTTTGCATGGTTATGTCACCTGTGAGGTATCGGCAAAAATGTGGATGGTGCCAACCCATAGTGCTATTTGGATCCCAGCAAATAAAGTTCATAGTAACCGCGCGTCAGATAACGCTGAGTTATGCCACTTATTTATTGATGGCAATATGCCCGGTATGCCACAAAATACCTGCACCTTGGCGATTACGCCCTTAGTTAAAGAGCTGATGTTTGCGCTTGCTGGGAGCAATCAGCATTACGGTTCACACAGCAAAACCGCCCGGCTTGCGCAGGTATTATTTGAGCAACTTACTGAGATGCCTATTCAGCATTTAGATTTTGTACTCTCTAAAAATAGGGTCATTCAGGCGATGAGCCAACAATTGATAAGTCAGCCTGGCGAGAGAAAAACACTGCCGCAATGGGCCGAACAATTTGCATTAACAGAGCGCACATTGGCGCGACTGATTACAAAAGAAACCGGGATGACATTTGGGAAATGGCGAACGCAGCTGCATATTATTACTTCGCTGCAAGCGCTCTCAGACAACCAAAGTGTGCAACAGGTTTCTGAGTTATTAGGCTATGAGTCGGTAAGTGCGTTTATTACCATGTTTAAAAAAGTCATGAAAACATCACCGATGAAATATATGAACGGGTTAAATGCTTACTAA
- a CDS encoding MFS transporter, with amino-acid sequence MTALTLTQKPQSRFSGILLVIGILLIAANLRAPFTGIAPVLEQIISHFGLTDPQAGYLTTLPLIAFAVISPMAAFFARKQGLEHALFAALILILLGIATRFINSSTMLFIGTAIIGVGIAIANVLLPSLIKRDFATKVALMTSAYVLTMGVTSGGFSALVFPLSQLNGLGWQLALGSAGIITVASLIVWTAQLGKHTKPTYCAHQSAPSKSVWRYLLAWQISLLLGLNSFLNYIIITWLPSILTDTGHSAVEAGAYHGAFQIATALPGLVLIPLLAKLKDQSALSFILALLSAGSALGLLYMPHFAFVWTLMLGFCSGACFILGLSFISLRTDDPHQAASLSGMSQSVGYLLAAVGPMVAGALHTSTGNWDAPLWLCAIAAVLCALCGFAGGRNTTLHKSAS; translated from the coding sequence ATGACGGCACTTACGTTAACTCAAAAACCGCAATCTCGCTTCTCAGGCATATTGCTGGTGATAGGTATTTTGCTTATTGCGGCTAATTTACGCGCCCCTTTTACCGGTATTGCGCCAGTGCTGGAGCAAATTATTAGTCACTTTGGCCTAACCGATCCTCAAGCAGGTTACTTAACCACATTACCGTTAATTGCCTTTGCTGTTATTTCACCCATGGCGGCTTTTTTTGCTCGAAAACAAGGCTTAGAGCATGCCTTGTTTGCCGCGTTAATCCTGATATTGTTAGGCATTGCGACTCGTTTTATCAATTCATCAACCATGCTATTTATCGGTACCGCCATTATTGGCGTAGGCATTGCGATTGCTAACGTATTATTACCAAGCCTCATTAAACGTGATTTTGCCACTAAAGTGGCACTCATGACCTCGGCCTACGTGCTGACGATGGGGGTAACATCAGGTGGTTTTTCTGCGTTGGTATTCCCGCTTAGTCAACTAAACGGTTTGGGCTGGCAACTGGCACTTGGCTCGGCAGGCATCATCACGGTTGCCAGCTTAATTGTGTGGACAGCACAACTGGGCAAACACACTAAACCGACCTATTGCGCACACCAATCGGCACCATCAAAAAGTGTATGGCGTTATTTATTAGCCTGGCAAATTAGTTTGTTATTAGGCCTAAACTCATTTCTGAATTACATCATCATTACTTGGTTGCCAAGCATATTGACCGATACCGGCCACTCGGCCGTTGAAGCGGGGGCGTATCATGGCGCTTTTCAAATAGCGACAGCATTACCTGGCTTAGTATTAATACCACTGCTGGCGAAGTTAAAAGATCAAAGCGCGCTGAGCTTTATTCTGGCACTACTGAGCGCCGGCAGCGCACTTGGGCTGCTGTATATGCCTCACTTTGCCTTTGTATGGACGCTAATGCTGGGCTTTTGCTCTGGGGCGTGTTTTATTTTGGGGCTGTCGTTTATTAGTTTACGCACCGATGACCCGCATCAAGCTGCGTCACTTTCTGGTATGTCGCAAAGTGTCGGTTATTTACTGGCGGCAGTTGGTCCCATGGTGGCAGGCGCGCTGCACACTTCAACAGGCAATTGGGATGCGCCATTATGGTTATGTGCTATTGCAGCTGTGTTGTGTGCGTTATGCGGTTTCGCTGGCGGCAGAAATACCACCTTACATAAGTCGGCTAGCTAA
- a CDS encoding tetratricopeptide repeat protein, whose product MYHLLLITLIAGLLAACSSTSSNNDKTKTDTNLHSSDDKLRLAESYYKNNQPEKALTLYQQAANDGNARAQGELGLIYDLGALGVKEDNALAFHWYNKAAKQNDPQSFVNLASFYREGEFVEKDLDKAIFYYQKALNQKFAMANCELGYLYLDEPSYQDLHKAEANFLMGAESEQVPCYLGLAYLYDFEQNDQQQAFRWYKLAADSDSAIAQYNLALMYINGAGADKNIQLGHEYLAIAVEHNYPFAVGYLAKTYDFGWNVGEDKLAAVELYHKAAELGDADSQVNLGMFYENGEYVSQNIQTALQLYKMAADQGNALALNNIAALYLNGEKVEKDLSTAVPLFYKAASLGNPNALTNLGVMYRFGNGVQQDDKQSFYYLKKAADLGFKAAYKHLGISYHLGKGTEKNDKLALSYLLDSVNHSANSAYYNGVIYSQSSEVTHDFDKAIIYFEKAYELGRQQTGSNLGWIYETASPEHHNIQKAINWYQQSLSSSYSCIRLAKLYLKGEGVAKDLDKGFELYREYARIEKADADALIGNLYFFGDVVEQDYQKAKLHFERAIANKQLTAANNLGEMYRLGTGVPQDIHKAISLYEASIDWGGIIAMVNLSEIYLNGEGVAVNEKLGLSWLTKAAELEQNDAQYALGKRLIGNQDQVEGDKWIKQSAELGNEKALKYLNRSL is encoded by the coding sequence ATGTATCACCTTCTTCTTATCACTCTGATCGCTGGACTTTTAGCTGCTTGTTCATCGACATCTAGCAATAATGACAAAACCAAAACGGATACGAATCTTCATAGCAGTGATGATAAATTACGTTTAGCAGAGTCGTATTATAAGAACAATCAGCCAGAGAAAGCATTAACACTCTATCAGCAAGCAGCAAATGACGGTAATGCTAGAGCTCAGGGTGAATTGGGGTTGATTTATGACCTAGGTGCTTTAGGGGTTAAAGAAGATAATGCTCTTGCATTCCATTGGTATAATAAAGCCGCGAAACAAAATGACCCTCAATCCTTTGTTAATTTGGCTTCTTTTTATCGTGAAGGTGAATTTGTAGAAAAAGATCTTGATAAAGCAATTTTCTATTATCAAAAAGCACTTAATCAAAAGTTTGCCATGGCAAATTGCGAGTTAGGGTACCTGTATCTAGATGAACCAAGTTATCAAGATTTACACAAAGCCGAGGCTAACTTCCTTATGGGGGCGGAGTCAGAACAAGTACCTTGTTATTTGGGGCTAGCTTATCTTTATGACTTTGAACAAAATGATCAACAGCAAGCTTTTAGATGGTACAAATTGGCGGCTGATAGTGATTCAGCAATTGCGCAGTATAACCTTGCTCTCATGTATATTAATGGGGCTGGAGCTGACAAAAACATCCAACTTGGACATGAATATTTAGCCATTGCTGTAGAGCATAATTATCCTTTTGCTGTTGGTTATCTTGCTAAAACATATGATTTTGGCTGGAATGTTGGTGAGGATAAATTAGCTGCTGTAGAGCTTTATCATAAAGCCGCAGAGCTTGGTGACGCAGACTCGCAAGTCAATTTGGGTATGTTTTATGAAAATGGTGAGTATGTTTCCCAAAACATTCAAACAGCTTTACAACTCTATAAGATGGCTGCCGATCAAGGTAATGCGCTCGCGTTAAATAATATTGCAGCACTCTATTTAAACGGTGAAAAAGTAGAGAAAGATTTATCAACTGCGGTACCGCTTTTTTATAAAGCAGCTTCATTAGGTAATCCAAATGCACTCACAAACTTAGGTGTAATGTATCGTTTCGGCAATGGTGTGCAACAAGATGATAAACAATCATTTTATTACCTTAAGAAAGCTGCAGATTTAGGCTTTAAAGCCGCTTATAAGCATCTGGGTATTAGTTATCATTTAGGTAAAGGGACTGAGAAGAATGATAAGTTAGCGCTATCATATCTATTGGATTCAGTTAACCATAGTGCTAACTCAGCTTATTATAATGGGGTTATTTATTCGCAAAGTTCCGAGGTTACTCATGATTTTGACAAAGCCATTATTTACTTTGAAAAAGCATATGAGCTAGGGCGTCAACAGACTGGTTCGAATCTTGGTTGGATATATGAAACTGCAAGTCCAGAACATCATAATATTCAAAAGGCCATTAACTGGTATCAACAAAGTCTTTCAAGTTCTTATTCATGTATTAGGCTAGCCAAGTTATATCTAAAAGGTGAGGGTGTAGCCAAAGACCTCGATAAGGGGTTTGAGCTTTACCGTGAATATGCACGAATAGAAAAGGCCGATGCAGATGCGCTTATTGGTAATCTATACTTTTTCGGCGATGTAGTTGAACAAGATTATCAAAAAGCTAAGTTGCACTTTGAAAGGGCAATCGCCAATAAGCAGCTCACTGCTGCTAATAACCTGGGCGAAATGTATCGCTTAGGAACGGGTGTGCCACAAGATATACACAAAGCAATTTCACTCTATGAAGCCTCTATAGACTGGGGTGGAATAATTGCCATGGTGAATCTTAGTGAAATTTATTTGAATGGCGAAGGGGTAGCGGTTAACGAAAAGCTCGGTTTGAGTTGGTTAACTAAAGCCGCTGAGCTTGAACAGAACGATGCTCAATATGCTTTGGGAAAGCGATTGATTGGCAACCAAGATCAAGTTGAAGGTGATAAATGGATAAAGCAAAGTGCTGAATTAGGTAATGAAAAAGCGCTTAAATATCTCAACCGAAGTCTTTAA
- a CDS encoding class I SAM-dependent methyltransferase, protein MVIILLQTPIFFNQQYPSLVDIAQRWHLVWDNNAAFELRFEQNCLSLHKRDEPKLDGISVDFVSGAVAHRRKFGGGRGQSIAKAVGLKQGVTPTVVDGTAGLGRDAFVLASLGCKVIMVERNPVVAALLEDGLRRAYEDAEIGQWMRERMSLFHGSSINALADVVKTSTSTNVSEIDVVYLDPMYPHREKSALVKKEMRVFQTLVGADLDADGLLAPAIALATKRVVVKRPDYAGDLDGVKPSMIIASKKNRFDVYVRAAMK, encoded by the coding sequence ATGGTAATCATCTTGTTGCAGACACCTATCTTCTTTAATCAGCAGTATCCTTCATTAGTCGATATCGCCCAGCGCTGGCACTTGGTGTGGGACAACAACGCTGCTTTTGAATTGCGTTTTGAGCAAAATTGCTTAAGTTTGCATAAGCGTGATGAGCCTAAGCTTGACGGCATTAGTGTCGATTTTGTCTCTGGTGCAGTGGCGCATCGCCGCAAGTTTGGTGGCGGTCGAGGCCAATCAATTGCCAAAGCGGTCGGACTAAAGCAAGGCGTCACGCCGACCGTTGTCGATGGCACTGCTGGCTTAGGCCGTGATGCATTTGTACTGGCCAGCCTAGGTTGTAAGGTCATTATGGTTGAACGTAATCCCGTGGTCGCAGCCTTGTTAGAAGACGGTTTACGCCGAGCCTATGAAGATGCCGAAATCGGTCAGTGGATGCGCGAGCGGATGAGCTTATTTCACGGTTCAAGTATTAATGCATTAGCCGATGTAGTGAAAACTAGCACTAGCACTAACGTCAGCGAAATTGATGTGGTTTACCTCGACCCGATGTACCCACACCGCGAAAAATCAGCTCTGGTTAAAAAAGAGATGCGCGTGTTCCAAACCTTAGTCGGCGCAGACCTCGATGCTGATGGACTATTAGCCCCCGCAATCGCCTTAGCCACAAAAAGAGTCGTAGTAAAGCGTCCAGATTACGCCGGCGATCTTGATGGGGTAAAACCCAGCATGATCATCGCAAGTAAGAAAAATCGTTTTGACGTGTATGTTCGCGCTGCGATGAAATAG
- a CDS encoding 23S rRNA (adenine(2030)-N(6))-methyltransferase RlmJ, which produces MLSYRHGYHAGNYADVLKHAMLIQVLKAMQKKDKPYVYIDTHAGAGAYSLTDEFAQKTGEYLEGVAKLWDHANLPSALADYVESVRHFNAEFDGELTVYPGSPAIVDVELRPQDRMVLHELHITDHELLENYFIKDKQVKVIKGDGLQGLIAAVPPLERRGVILIDPSYEMKTDYQDVAETLIKAHKRFATGTFILWYPVVKREQTEAMLTLLKNSGIKKQLRIEQAINADSDEFGMTAAGLWVINPPWQMDVLAKEALDYLAPLLGHADGKTTVKWEVGE; this is translated from the coding sequence ATGCTCAGTTATCGTCACGGTTATCATGCAGGCAATTATGCCGATGTACTTAAGCACGCAATGCTTATTCAAGTATTAAAAGCGATGCAGAAAAAAGATAAACCTTATGTGTATATCGATACTCATGCAGGCGCAGGCGCGTACTCGCTAACCGATGAGTTTGCCCAAAAGACCGGTGAATACTTAGAGGGTGTTGCCAAATTATGGGACCACGCTAATTTACCCAGCGCATTAGCCGATTATGTTGAATCGGTACGACACTTTAACGCTGAATTTGATGGCGAGTTAACGGTTTACCCTGGCTCACCGGCCATTGTCGATGTTGAACTTCGCCCGCAAGACCGTATGGTGTTGCACGAACTGCACATTACTGATCATGAATTACTTGAAAATTATTTTATTAAAGACAAGCAAGTCAAAGTCATTAAAGGCGATGGTTTGCAGGGATTAATTGCCGCGGTACCGCCATTAGAGCGCCGCGGAGTAATATTAATTGACCCTAGCTATGAAATGAAAACTGACTATCAAGATGTTGCAGAAACCCTCATTAAAGCCCATAAGCGTTTTGCGACTGGGACATTTATTTTATGGTATCCGGTAGTGAAACGTGAGCAAACTGAGGCGATGTTAACCCTGCTCAAAAATAGCGGCATTAAGAAACAACTGCGTATTGAGCAAGCGATTAATGCCGACAGTGATGAGTTTGGCATGACGGCTGCTGGTTTATGGGTGATTAATCCTCCTTGGCAAATGGATGTATTGGCTAAAGAAGCACTGGATTATTTAGCGCCTTTATTAGGCCATGCCGACGGAAAAACGACGGTAAAGTGGGAAGTGGGCGAATAA
- a CDS encoding M28 family peptidase, whose translation MASITGLLVLGAAALPAFAADKSSLVAPSQEDMRLYDIASAPQAKRIEQDLRTLVSFGTRHTLSDTASDKQGIGAARRWIEAEFKRISTECGGCLEVITVGDTVQGKRIANPTEVVNVIAIQRGKTDPKRVVMMSGDIDSRVSDVLDATSVSPGANDNASGVAGALEAARVLSKYQFNGTIVYAALSGEEQGLYGGNILADYAKAQNWQVQAVLNNDMIGNISGINGVINNSSVRVFSEGVRFTETAEEAKQRYFSGGENDSASRNLARKIKSLADQYMTNLEVMLVYRLDRFGRGGHHLPFNQAGLPAVRIMETNENYNRQHQDIRVENGIAYGDVIDGVDFDFTAKLTTLNALSLASMAWAPAPPTKVTIAGQVSPSTTLSWAKSDDKTIVGYRIYWRLTTVPQWTHSRYVGKVDQFTLDNMVIDNYLFGVASVAANGNVSPVVFPGAAGAFFK comes from the coding sequence ATGGCCAGTATTACTGGGCTATTGGTATTAGGGGCTGCGGCGTTACCCGCATTTGCTGCAGACAAATCATCGCTAGTCGCCCCATCACAAGAAGATATGCGTTTATACGACATTGCTAGCGCACCACAAGCCAAACGAATTGAACAAGATCTTCGCACTTTAGTCAGTTTTGGTACCCGCCATACCTTGTCAGATACTGCATCGGACAAACAAGGTATTGGCGCGGCAAGGCGTTGGATTGAAGCAGAATTTAAGCGGATATCAACAGAGTGCGGCGGTTGTTTAGAGGTTATTACTGTGGGTGACACAGTTCAAGGCAAGCGAATCGCGAACCCAACGGAAGTGGTTAACGTTATCGCCATTCAACGCGGTAAAACCGACCCTAAGCGCGTAGTGATGATGAGCGGTGACATTGATTCGCGTGTCAGTGATGTATTGGATGCGACGTCGGTTTCTCCTGGAGCAAACGATAATGCATCGGGTGTTGCTGGAGCGCTAGAAGCTGCCAGAGTATTGTCAAAATATCAATTTAACGGCACGATTGTGTATGCGGCGTTGTCGGGCGAAGAGCAAGGCTTGTATGGCGGTAATATTTTAGCTGACTATGCCAAAGCGCAAAATTGGCAAGTGCAAGCAGTATTAAACAACGACATGATTGGCAATATCTCTGGCATTAATGGGGTGATTAATAATAGTAGTGTACGGGTGTTTTCTGAAGGGGTACGTTTTACCGAAACCGCAGAAGAAGCCAAACAGCGTTATTTTAGCGGCGGCGAGAATGATTCCGCGTCACGTAATCTAGCCCGTAAAATTAAGTCATTAGCTGACCAATACATGACTAATTTGGAGGTGATGCTAGTGTATCGCCTCGACCGCTTTGGCCGTGGTGGTCATCATTTACCGTTTAATCAGGCCGGTTTACCTGCCGTTCGTATCATGGAAACCAACGAGAACTATAATCGCCAACATCAAGATATTCGTGTTGAAAACGGCATTGCGTATGGTGATGTGATTGACGGGGTAGATTTTGATTTTACTGCTAAGCTCACCACATTAAATGCCCTTAGTTTAGCCTCAATGGCGTGGGCGCCCGCGCCGCCAACCAAGGTTACCATTGCAGGGCAAGTGTCACCGAGCACTACGTTAAGCTGGGCAAAGAGTGACGATAAAACCATTGTCGGCTATCGCATTTATTGGCGATTAACGACAGTGCCACAATGGACTCATAGTCGCTATGTCGGCAAAGTGGATCAGTTCACCTTAGATAATATGGTTATCGACAACTATCTATTTGGCGTCGCGAGTGTCGCTGCCAATGGTAATGTCAGCCCCGTGGTATTTCCAGGCGCTGCAGGGGCATTTTTTAAATAA